One region of Triticum aestivum cultivar Chinese Spring chromosome 6B, IWGSC CS RefSeq v2.1, whole genome shotgun sequence genomic DNA includes:
- the LOC123136530 gene encoding uncharacterized protein encodes MAAAAAADDAVAADIICSLRGADLAGWTPPWSKRARPMEGELSWPAVARGKRSRRRSPASSSATAAGKARCARSSPASPLDYSAGSASLRSGASTSGGEDGAFCSPWHRRAATAPATTTKATKVGSIRRPQLTFQAPPPRPAGQRQRKKMRLPEVQQLVRSLAVENESLHEEMRELQRACSALSKENDKLEIRIEQSNSRNEATLKEQKGKQQLDQQQQQSPHDSFALPDLNLPAQDGADGSVPC; translated from the exons ATGGCCGCCGCAGCTGCCGCCgacgacgcggtcgccgccgacaTCATCTGCTCGCTGCGCGGGGCCGACCTGGCCGGGTGGACGCCGCCGTGGAGCAAGCGCGCGAGGCCGATGGAGGGTGAGCTGTCCTGGCCGGCCGTGGCGCGCGGGAAGCGCTCGCGCCGCCGCtctccggcgtcgtcgtcggcgacggcggcggggaaggCGAGGTGCGCCCGGTCCAGCCCGGCGTCGCCGCTGGACTACAGCGCCGGCTCCGCCTCCCTCCGTTCCGGCGCGTCCACcagcggcggcgaggacggcgccTTCTGCTCGCCGTGGCACCGCCGCGCGGCCACCGCGCCGGCGACTACGACGAAGGCGACGAAG GTGGGCTCCATCCGACGGCCGCAGTTGACCTTCCAGGCCCCGCCTCCACGGCCCGCAGGTCAGAGGCAACGGAAGAAAATG AGGCTGCCGGAGGTCCAGCAGCTGGTGCGGTCGCTCGCCGTGGAGAACGAGAGCCTACACGAG GAGATGCGGGAACTGCAGAGGGCTTGCTCCGCGCTGTCGAAAGAAAATGACAAGCTTGAG ATAAGAATAGAGCAATCCAACTCACGGAATGAAGCCACATTGAAGGAGCAGAAGGGAAAGCAGCAGCttgatcagcagcagcagcagtccccACATGACAGCTTCGCGCTACCAGATCTCAACCTTCCTGCGCAGGACGGTGCTGATGGGTCAGTCCCTTGTTGA